The sequence ATTTGCTGCTTATACTCTTCCGGGTTAGTTGCCAGGCTGAGGTCGTTGAGGGTGATTGAACCGGAGAACGGCCGCAGGATCCCAATGACGTGGTTTAAGGTCGTCGACTTGCCGGCCCCGTTTAAGCCGATTAGGCCAACCAGTTCGCCGGGCTGCACGTCGAGAGAGACGTCCTTTAGCACCGGGATCTGGGAATAGCCCCCGACCAAATTTTTGATTTCAAGTGCCATGATCTTTCCTTCTTTTCTTCCTTGATTTCGACTTTTAATTATACCATACCAGATCAGACCCCCAGCGGTGAAGAAATGCGCATTATAAGTTATACTAGAGGTAATTTCTGACAAAGGAGGGGATACAATGACTGATTGTATCTTTTGTAAAATTATTTCCGGTGAGATTCCGAGCTACACGGTTTACGAGGACGACGTTGTGAAGGCCTTCCTCGACATCTCCCAGGGGACGCCGGGCCACACCCTAGTCGTTCCGAAGAAGCACGTCCCGGACCTCTTCGCCTATGACGAAAAGCTCGCCGCCGAAGTCTTCTCTCGCCTGCCAAAGATCGCCCGCGCCGTCAAGGCTTCTAACCCGGCCATCAAGGGGATGAACGTGATCAACAACAACGGCAAGGTTGCCTACCAATCCGTCTTCCACTCCCACATTCACCTGGTACCACGCTACTCCGACCAAGACGACTTCAAGATGATCTTCAAGGACAACTCCGGCAAGTACGACGACGCCAAGTACAAGCAGATCCAGCAGTCGATCATCGACCACATGGATGATGAACAATAATGATTAGGGAGAAGTTCAAGGCCGCCCTGGCCGACGCCAGAAAGTTCAAAACTCAGCTCACCGATCTGCAAGACAATGTACACGGCCTGCAGAATGCCCTGGGTGGTGCAAGGAACTTTGCGGACGCCGTCAGCGGTGACATTGTCAAGTGGCGGTTCAAATGTCAACCGCGCATTGAGCGGATTCAAAAGATCGTCAACCGCCTAAGTAAGTCAACCAAATAGCAAAAAAAGGATATCCGCATTTCCAATTGGTGATTGCGGATATCCTTTTTAGTCAGTGCGAGCAATTTAATTTACTTAGTTGCTGCTGGATGAGCTGGACGTTGAGCTCGTGCCCAGGCTACCGTTCGTGGTACTGTTGGTGTTGAGGTAGTCGTCCAGGATGTTCTTTTCGTCGTTATCCTTGATGGAGACATTCCCCTTCTTCAGGACGTTGGAAACCACCTTGTGCAGGAAGGTGCTGTTGTTCATGTTTTGTTGAACAATCTGGTTCCGCAGGTCGCTGATGTGCTGGCTCTTCTTCCCCTTGGCCGGGTGCTCGATCATGTAGATAACCTGGTAACCATCGTCGGTCTTTACTGGCGTGGTGGTGTATTCACCGGTCTTCAGCTTAAAGGCAGCCTTCTTGTAGGCGGAGTCAAGCTGGGTGTCGGTGTTATCAAAGGCGGCAACCTTCCCACCGTTATTCTTGTTAGAGGAGTCAGTAGACTTCGACTTGGCCAACTTCTTGAAGGTCTTGTACTTGTTGTCGGAGTTGTTCAGCTGATCAATGATGTCCTGAGCTTCGGACTTGGAGCCGACCAGGATCTCAGCCGTCTTGACCTTTGGTTGGTACTTCTTCCACTGCTTGTTGATCTGCTTGTTGGTAATGTGGGAGTAGTCCCGAACCGCCGCCTGGAGCAGGAGGTTGGACTTAATCTGCTGCTTCAAGGTCTTTTCCGTCAGGCCGTTTTGCTGGAGCACGGTGTTAAATTGCGAACCGTACTGAGACTTGTAGCTGTTGTACTGGGCGTTGACCTGCTTGTCGGAAACCTTGCTGCCGTATTCCTTCTGCAGGACCTTGTCCAGGATCATTTGCTGTAAGACCTGCTTCCCCTGGCTGGTCTGCTTCATGCTGCTGTAGTATTCACTCTCGGTAATCTTACCGCCGCTCGTCGTCGCAACGGCCTTGTTACCACAGGCTGCCAGCGGCATCATCAGTGCCACCCCAGCAACGATTGCTAATAATTTTTTGGATTTCAAGAAAACACATCCCTTAGAAATAATTTTTTCGAAAAGTTTCACCCATCCAATATACCACACTTCCCCGCCTGGTCCAGCACTGACAAGAAAATGTTAAGGCCATCTTCACAAAAAATTAAAAACTGGGAAGGTCGACCATGGTCATCTTCCCAGTTTAATTAACTTTATTGCTTGTCTTCAGGACCCTGTGGCATGATTTCGCTGTACAGGTCTTGGAGCGGCGTCGTGATGGTCTTGTTCAGCTGCTGAAGCATCTGGTCAACCTGCCGTTCGTTGTTCATCAGGTTTTGAACTGCCTTCTTGCCGCTGATTTCCTTGGCCAGAGTTTGAATGGCCTTGATCTCGTCGTCGGTTGGGTTCTGACCCTGCATCTGCTTTTGTTGAGCAGTTGCCTGCATCGTTTGGAACTTCTTGAAGGATTCGAAGGCTTCCTTGTCTTCCTTCAGTTCGTTGAAGGCCTTCTTCAGGCCGATGAATTCCTGGGTTTCAACCAACTGGCGACTCATTTCGTTCGCCGTATCGTAAATGTTTACAACCATGACTAGAATCTCCTTTTTTACTACTAAGTCTTTGTAAATTGTATCATGTTTGCGGCCCTAATCAAAATAGGGATTTAACGCCGCTCCACCACTGCTTAGCCTTGTTGCCAAAGTTATTGACCGATTGGTTGAACTGGTTAAGCATGTCGCCGTCATTATTGAAGAGCGACTTCCAGCCACTGGACTTGCCCTTCGTCTGGCTCGTGGCCCGGGTTTGGGCATCCTTGACCGTGAATTTGGTGCCCGGCGTGTTGTCGAGGATCCCGGTCAGTTCGTTCTTGAAGAGAGCGTTGATGCTGCGCTCGGTGATGTCATTTAGGACGTGCCCCTTGTTGGTATCATCGTAACCTTCCCAGGTGGCAACCACCACGTCCGGCGTGTAACCAACGATCCACTTGTCCCGGTCGTTGGACTCGTCGCCCTTGACCCCGGAGTTGGTGGTTCCGGTCTTCCCGGCAACGGTATAGC comes from Limosilactobacillus sp. and encodes:
- a CDS encoding HIT family protein, producing the protein MTDCIFCKIISGEIPSYTVYEDDVVKAFLDISQGTPGHTLVVPKKHVPDLFAYDEKLAAEVFSRLPKIARAVKASNPAIKGMNVINNNGKVAYQSVFHSHIHLVPRYSDQDDFKMIFKDNSGKYDDAKYKQIQQSIIDHMDDEQ
- a CDS encoding peptidylprolyl isomerase, which produces MKSKKLLAIVAGVALMMPLAACGNKAVATTSGGKITESEYYSSMKQTSQGKQVLQQMILDKVLQKEYGSKVSDKQVNAQYNSYKSQYGSQFNTVLQQNGLTEKTLKQQIKSNLLLQAAVRDYSHITNKQINKQWKKYQPKVKTAEILVGSKSEAQDIIDQLNNSDNKYKTFKKLAKSKSTDSSNKNNGGKVAAFDNTDTQLDSAYKKAAFKLKTGEYTTTPVKTDDGYQVIYMIEHPAKGKKSQHISDLRNQIVQQNMNNSTFLHKVVSNVLKKGNVSIKDNDEKNILDDYLNTNSTTNGSLGTSSTSSSSSSN
- a CDS encoding YlbF family regulator, whose amino-acid sequence is MVVNIYDTANEMSRQLVETQEFIGLKKAFNELKEDKEAFESFKKFQTMQATAQQKQMQGQNPTDDEIKAIQTLAKEISGKKAVQNLMNNERQVDQMLQQLNKTITTPLQDLYSEIMPQGPEDKQ